The Gemmatimonadota bacterium genome includes a window with the following:
- a CDS encoding pyridoxal-dependent decarboxylase, with amino-acid sequence MKREDYYQWAERAARWGTEYLTTLEERPVRAQTEPGEIAAMLPLSPPEEPAGMETIFADFERIVPDGMTHWQHRRFFAYFSANAAPVSMIAENLTAVMAAQCMLWQTSPAATEIETRMVDWMRQALGLPEGFQGVIQDTATSANVCAVLAMRERTLGWRGIDSGIAGEKQLRIYASPETHSSVDKAIRIAGIGQRNLVKVPTDGSWALDPEALRRAINADRAAGFLPAGIVLCVGGTSIGASDHVRQTIEVAREHDLYVHIDAAWAGSAMICPELRKLWEGVEEADSIAFNPHKWLGAQFDCSIQFLADPEPQVRTLGIRPDYLQTLGQTEITNYSEWTIPLGRRFRALKLWFLLRAHGLKDLRQRIRNHIAWAEEAAAAIASLDGFRLITDCHLSLFTFQYAPDGENANDATERLLRAVNDDGRIYLTQTIHEGQFVIRFQVGQFDCRREDVLLAVDVLRELAYASHPDPQN; translated from the coding sequence TTGAAACGAGAAGACTACTATCAATGGGCTGAACGAGCTGCACGGTGGGGCACCGAATACCTGACCACGCTCGAAGAACGGCCCGTTCGGGCGCAGACTGAACCGGGCGAGATCGCTGCGATGCTGCCTCTATCGCCACCGGAAGAGCCTGCAGGCATGGAGACGATCTTCGCCGACTTTGAGCGCATTGTGCCGGACGGCATGACGCATTGGCAACACCGGCGCTTTTTTGCGTACTTCAGCGCCAACGCTGCGCCGGTTTCGATGATCGCCGAAAATTTGACGGCGGTCATGGCTGCCCAGTGCATGCTCTGGCAGACCTCACCCGCAGCTACGGAGATTGAAACTCGGATGGTTGACTGGATGCGCCAGGCACTCGGGCTACCAGAAGGATTTCAGGGGGTTATCCAGGATACGGCAACGTCGGCAAATGTCTGCGCCGTACTGGCGATGCGCGAGCGCACACTCGGCTGGCGCGGGATCGATTCTGGAATAGCAGGAGAGAAACAACTCCGGATCTACGCATCGCCAGAGACCCATTCGTCGGTTGACAAGGCGATTCGCATCGCCGGTATCGGCCAACGGAATCTGGTCAAAGTCCCGACCGATGGTTCCTGGGCACTCGACCCGGAGGCGCTCCGCCGGGCGATCAACGCAGATCGCGCCGCGGGTTTTCTTCCGGCCGGTATCGTCCTCTGTGTTGGAGGCACATCAATTGGCGCATCCGACCATGTGCGCCAGACCATAGAAGTGGCACGAGAGCATGATCTCTACGTCCACATCGACGCCGCGTGGGCCGGTTCCGCGATGATCTGTCCCGAGCTACGGAAGTTGTGGGAGGGCGTCGAGGAAGCCGACAGTATTGCCTTCAATCCCCACAAGTGGCTCGGTGCGCAGTTCGACTGCTCAATCCAGTTTCTCGCGGACCCGGAACCACAGGTTCGCACCCTCGGCATCCGTCCGGATTATCTGCAGACCCTCGGTCAAACCGAGATCACCAATTACAGCGAGTGGACGATCCCCCTGGGACGCCGATTTCGAGCCTTAAAACTCTGGTTCCTGCTTCGCGCCCACGGCCTCAAAGACCTCCGACAGCGCATCCGGAACCACATTGCCTGGGCTGAGGAGGCCGCCGCCGCGATCGCATCTCTGGACGGCTTTCGCCTGATAACGGACTGCCACCTTTCGCTCTTCACGTTCCAGTACGCCCCCGACGGTGAAAACGCCAACGACGCCACCGAACGCCTGCTCCGCGCGGTCAATGATGACGGCCGTATCTACCTGACGCAGACGATCCATGAAGGACAATTCGTCATTCGCTTCCAGGTCGGGCAGTTCGACTGTCGCAGGGAAGATGTCCTCCTCGCGGTCGATGTACTGCGCGAACTGGCCTATGCGAGCCATCCCGATCCTCAGAACTGA
- a CDS encoding phytanoyl-CoA dioxygenase family protein — MLTPQQCESYQKEGYLLVPDLFSANHLSEMLEAAEKNAYGKSFSEFIAELKANPDLENELRLPGAGLGMAGPRAEFCDIPTGVGVIDQVLEHDPFLDALEQLLDTPDIHYHHGYVYIRNGRIDRKAPTKPEIEFHLDWAKPFIPPHPDWQRYGHIQAWVFLDDIDEDCAPVRLVPGVHDKMGDILRVIEDDGLGFGDIRKVPHSYRFADIRKILHAQEPVSITGKAGSVLFYSGHTPHAAQPFADKDRQRAVIFFSIGRRDTMPWTSTGKREAEVIRRLKPFLGKTTSRVRSLFGWPKPGDAMYTPTAVELIKNAYPEMDVSDYL, encoded by the coding sequence ATGCTGACGCCACAACAGTGTGAGTCTTATCAAAAAGAGGGCTACCTCTTAGTCCCGGATCTGTTCTCGGCCAACCACTTGTCAGAGATGCTTGAGGCCGCGGAAAAAAATGCTTATGGAAAGTCTTTTTCCGAGTTCATTGCCGAATTGAAAGCCAATCCCGACCTTGAGAATGAGCTGAGACTGCCCGGAGCAGGTCTCGGGATGGCCGGTCCCAGAGCGGAGTTCTGTGACATTCCAACAGGGGTAGGAGTCATTGACCAGGTCCTGGAACACGACCCTTTTCTGGATGCTCTGGAACAACTTCTGGATACGCCTGATATACATTACCATCATGGTTACGTCTATATCCGAAACGGCAGAATAGATAGAAAGGCCCCAACAAAGCCGGAAATCGAATTTCACCTGGATTGGGCCAAACCCTTTATTCCCCCTCACCCGGATTGGCAGCGATATGGCCATATTCAGGCCTGGGTCTTTCTGGACGATATTGATGAAGATTGTGCGCCTGTTCGGTTGGTCCCAGGAGTACACGACAAAATGGGCGATATCTTGCGTGTGATTGAGGACGACGGCCTGGGCTTTGGCGACATCCGCAAGGTACCTCACTCCTACCGCTTTGCCGATATCCGCAAAATTCTTCACGCACAAGAACCCGTCTCAATCACCGGGAAAGCTGGCAGCGTTCTCTTCTACAGTGGACACACGCCACACGCAGCGCAACCTTTTGCAGACAAGGACAGGCAACGCGCCGTCATCTTCTTTTCAATAGGACGCAGAGACACCATGCCCTGGACATCGACCGGAAAAAGGGAAGCTGAAGTGATTCGGCGCTTGAAACCCTTTTTGGGCAAAACGACATCGAGGGTTCGCAGTCTCTTCGGCTGGCCGAAACCCGGTGACGCAATGTACACACCCACCGCCGTTGAACTGATAAAGAACGCATATCCTGAAATGGACGTCAGCGATTACCTTTGA